In Oryzias melastigma strain HK-1 linkage group LG10, ASM292280v2, whole genome shotgun sequence, the genomic window CTCAGACATACCGACTTGTTGGGTTTCTGTGACGGCAGACTGGTCTGTCAGATGAGATCTTACAAAGAAGcctttcagtttcaaaacaacatttttaaaggggaatttatttattatttttcttttttttctcaaatattgcattttatttgaaataacaaTAAAGAATCAGCTTGTTTAATTATTCCTTAAAAGACATAAATTACAAGCATAGAAAAGCATGTTTATGAATCCAATTTAGATAGTATAATCTAGTTTTGAAGatttaattagccaaaagaagacatttaatttagtttaaaataatctcATACTTATAATGTACAAATAACATGAATCCAAATTTGCAGAATCATGTGAATGAATGGAAATTATTGTTTAATTAGTTCATAAATTGTAGTTAAACAAGAAATGTAGAGAATATTCCACATTTACAAGCttggttataaaaaaataataacgcTTAACAGCTGTTTTAATACACTCAAAACACCATGTTTACACTATAGATAACGGTAACTTTTGGGAAaactgttaaaactttaaagtcccactccgataaTCTATTGATTAATTTCAAAAGTGGCTCCCAGTGCCCCCTTTCCCCTTGTTATTGCCGTTCTGTTTACAATGCTACAagatggatctagtcgtctacaagtagatgcatcagaatggagcagagcagggagcctGTGACCCGTCTggtgtattttttgtctttttcaaaaaatcatttttttatctgctcctgattcagtctgatttgaaaaaataaattctcagaaatgcatttttgagcttaattttcttaatatttgtcctccatcatcagaaaaatgtcaccagaacatgttaaaaacacaattttctctggagtgggtctttaattcgACCTTTTAATCGTGACTCTGTTTACTACACTGACCTAATATTTTCTGCTCTGTGGGAATGCTGCTTTGTCTGCAAATACggataatttatgttttttttgaaaGCTAAATACAAGTGTTAACAGTTTGAATAATAGTTACAAAACAATCTGCTTCGATTCTATCACTTTTCTCCCACCAGACAAAGTCTGAGCAGTCTATCAGCACAGAATAAGTAATTATAACATTTAGGGAAAATTAAGCTGAAATTGTTATTTGTGTGACAGAGTTACATCATACAATTACCTTACCAAGTTCTGAACTGTTTCTTCCTCATGAGACATAGGTTCAATTTAGGCCTGAGGAACTGCATTGGGGTCATGATCAGTTTTAAAGTCAGTGGGTCTCAACTTCATGATGCTGGTCTTCAATGAATACCACCATCCTTTCCAAGTGTACCAAACAACCCCGTCATCAGTTGCAGCACTGTAGTACCCACTGGGGTAGTACAGGCCATTGAGATGGGCAGAGTGGCATCTAGAGAGTGAGGAAAAAACAACctttagaatatatttttacctttaaaacttTTAGATCGATGTGTTTTAGATCGTCAGACTTTGAAGGTGAAGCTCTCACTTGTTGAACCACCAGCCTCCTTTGTCTTCTTGTGCACAGTTGCCTTTGTAGTTGTCGTTGTCTTGGTCATAGGTGCTGAAGTTCATGCCCTGATGGCTGGCCCACTCCGACACACCAACCTGATGACTTCCAGACAAGGCATCTCCAGCTGTGCCTGTATAAACTCCAAAGGAAAGTTGGTAGAGTTCCTGCATTGAGGAACAAACCAGAAGCAACTTTTTTACAATCATTATAAGTGAAAAAAGTTGTTcctttcttaaaataatatttatttgataaattttTATAATAAGCTACAGAATTGTTACCTTTTCATTTGCAACTTTGAAGCTGTCGTAATCAGCGACTCGCTGGTGTCCATCAAAGTCTTCTAAGTTGATCCTCAAAGTGTAATTTCCTATAAacaaagaatgttaaaaaaaaaaaaaaaaaattgctgtcAGTACGAGCTTTTTTCCATAAAGATCCACACTGATTATCTTTATTCTgaaagcattctcagtggtcttttaataatgattttgtctagaattgtcattttttcagtACATATTTCTGCAGTAGtccatcagaaattcacctccaagATAGGCTGTgtagagtaagcctgccctcatttcccatcatccatcagtttaTGCTCTCTTGTTAGTTTATagcccctcaaaaccccaaacctaacattattggtgcaacaaaaatggtgagcaatatcgaagctatccagctgtacagttttgagccagatacaagctcagacaaggaagacgtatatggatctatttgtcagagCAAGAAGCTTGTGGCCCCCCAAAGTTTTTTgacgtcacaaataagctcttttttgaCCAATATTTTCTTGACTTTcaacgatttaaataaacaaatactctgaaatgcagtttCAAGCCtaattttctcagtttttgtcctgcatcttcagaaaaatgacaaacgatcacatcaaaaacaccaaaaacatacgtttttatttaaatgggtCTTCAAATTATTAATAATCGTGTTCCATGCCAGTCAGGGATCACATCATAAACtgtatttaaccctttagcaaCCCAACCAAAGCGAAAAGCTACGGTGCCCcaaaagggacattgaagtaaaaaaaaaattgaagtacaGATATtacagatagtaactggtgcacacatGGTAGtagctggtgtgcaccagacagtaactggtgctcaGCAGATAGTAtgtggtgctcaccagatagtatgtGGTGCCCATCAGATAGTATGTGgtactcaccagatagtaactggtgctcaaccagatagtaactggtactcaccagatagtaactggtgctcaaccagatagtaactggtgctcaaccagataataactggtgccaaccagatagtaactggtacacaccagatactaactgttACTcaaccagatagtaactggtgctcaacCAGACAATAACTGGTGCTcaaccagatagtaactggtgcacaacCATATAGTAATTGGTGCcaaccagatagtaactggtgccaACCAGATAGTAACGTGTGCCCACCAGATTGTAACGTGTGCCCACCAGATTGTATGTGGTGCTCatcagatagtatctggtgcgcaccagacagtgaccacaaaaaacatttttagattttttttactctatatttttaatttgatgctcagcaaaaaaaatattgttgcttttgtcatttttgtaatatatttaCTGAATGTACTCTCCCGATTGATCAACCAGACAGTTAAGGGTTaagtgctttgttttgttttgtgcttgTCTTAGTATAAAGGATTTcaatgtttgtaattttttaatttttttttagcttttaagttcaagaaaaaaatgtcagcattcATACAATAAATAGGACATAAATTACAATCCatatcatttgttttaaaaattaatacaaatatcaACCTTGTGCTGTGATGTAATGCAGATTGTCATTTCCAAGCCAAAATTCTCCAACCATGTCTCCAAATCCCTTCTTATACTCTGCCCAGGACCTGATGTATGAACAGAAATGAgagtttttttagttaatttactGGATGATTTTGCAGTAGAGTAACGATATTGTGTGACACGTGGACCTGTTAAATGTCTCCGTTCCATTGATCCTCCGTTGTAGGACAGTCCAACCCCCTCCATCAGTCATATCACAAAACCCTGTGATGGGTCCGGGGCTTCCTTTGGGTCGGATTCTGTACAGGCCACTGAGTTTGAACCCAGAGCTGAAAATCTGTGAGCAGTctgacacaaatgttttttttttaattattattattttttcactaCAACACAAAAGGTTTTGTTTGGATTTCAAAGCCGTGGCACCAACCTGCGAGCTCTGTGTCCTGGATCTGGTCGACTCTGTCTTTGTTCACGTTGCCAGGTTGGTTTTGCAGCTGTAATCTGTGTAGGAGTAGCTCTTGCTTTTGAAGTTGGCTCTTCAGAAGATTCTCCTGTTTCTGCAGGCGGGATAATTCTTGATGGCAGCTCTCAAACGCCTACACATGTGAGCATTCAAAACATTACTATTTTTCAGTTCTATTTTTCCTTATTCATGTCAGGTCTTTGctgtattttctgcaaaaacaacatGATTCCATGCTTAATCTGGAAAAATTAAAGattatattaaaagaaaacgAATATTACTTCTGCAATGGtttatctaaattaaaaaaaaataaactgtcatGGTAAATATGCATTCATGCTCTCAACATCTCTGATGAATACAAAAGAATATAATAACCAAACGATGCATGTACTCACAGATAAAGACTGAATGCAATCTGTGATGACGATCAGTCCTATGATCAGCGACACAAAAGGGGCTCTCATCCTCATCCTCTTTGAGATACTAACGGCGTAGAACTAATTAAAGATTTCAATTCCTTTTCGTCAGCTTTTATCTGCTTAGTTTTTGCCCAGGAGCAACTCTTCGTTTTCTCCCGCATGTGAGAGAAATCAAAGGTGGAGACGAGCAGAATCTTAAGAAATTCTTGATTCTCTACGGTCgtaaaatactcaaaatattCCGGGAGAGTCCAGAACAAAAGCAcgttcaaacattttatgaccATGGTAACAATGTGAAACAATAAACAGAAGTTTTTCTGGAATAGTTTCAATGATTTGTGCTTCTCAGCCAGTCATCTCAAAAGCCCTTACGAAACTCATGCACTCCTGTCATTGATTTGcagaaattaatgttttaatctgcaaaatgttaaagtaagaaaaactgGATACTATTTTCTTCAAAGGACATTAGAAAGGGTTGAATAAATCATTCAGATGCCACTTTTTTActggaataattaaaaaaaaatggctttttagaaTGGATGACATTAACCCTCTGCTGAgaaaattttagtttattgCTAATTTCTAATGGAATAGGTGGCAGAGACTGAATTATAtgtcaaatattattttaaaagatgttttaaaataagtaaCTGACTGAACTTATACaatatttgtattcatttttcttctaggttacagaattttttaattattattgcaCAACTTTTAGATTCTCAGCAATAGGGTCAAATCATTGACTgacttatatacagtcaacgctCACGGTGAGGTTATTTTCAGTATCGTCCTCTTCGGTGGAAGAACTCACCTGAAGATCACAGAGTTTCTGCATCTGTGGAgatttttatgtgtaatttaaagacaaacatattgattgattgattgattgattcatattacttttaagtattttatggtttatcatttgtgcatttttatcatttttatactttattctAGACCAAAGTGGCCGAATAAACTGACCTTCATTTAATACAATTATTCTgttattattcaaattatttagcattcatgtttttctgagtgatttttccaatcattccaacagCACATGATTGCAGCATTTCTTTACGTTTTTCCCTGAGAGCCATCAACCCATCGGTGCATGTCACTTTATACATAATCTATCTTATTATCACTTTTGCCACTTTATGATTCAACCCATCATACATGTACATTCTTACTCTGTTTTTTATACTTCCTGTTGTATATTTGCACATAAGATACTGctgtaataattatttttattactgttaTTATAATTGTTCGCACCATAGAAAGGAAGGAAGTTTCATCTGTGCTGTGTATTGCGTGTACACAGTATATATGACAAATAAAGATGActtgacttggaaaaaaaaagtggaattcaaaggagaacaaaagccacagttttgtaaattatctgttttaaaatctgttttttttattttcaatccattttaaaatatgttttatccagattataacttatttttttcttttattaggtGGATCACCAAAACCTTCCTCTCATCTGTTCCTGGTCTAGCCCTTGTGTTAAATTTTTGTACCCTTTGTGGCCCAGgggtcaaaaagtttgccccaCCCTGGTCTTCAAACTATTGATCACAACTTTTCcttcttgcttttttaattgttgttgtttttagtcaatTGTATTGatattatttcattgttttaaccTATTTTTGCATGTGTCTTTTATGTTAAGGACCTTGTGTTCTATGTATGTTGATGAAAGGTGGTCTACAAGGTGTTGGACGAGGTGTGTTTTGACAATAAGAATGGACAATGACAGGttagttgtttgtttgtctgtttctgttttttttctccaagcaGATAAATGTACAATTAGGTGGTGGTTAGCGCTGTTTCATCTCATAGCAAGAAGAGTCTGGTTCATATCCCAGTTGGGTCCCTTCTGTGTGGattttttgcatgttctccttgtgcatgtgttGGTTCTCTCCAGGCACTAcgacttcctcccacagtccaaaaacaggatttgtaGGTTAATTGTTGTCTCTCAATTGACCCTATTGGGGtccatgtgagtgtgtggtccAGCAACAGACTAGTGACCAGCTCAAGGTGTTCCACACCTGGCCTGTAATCCCAAAAGAAATTCAGAGAGTTCTgaaaattgataaaataatcagaaaaactaaacaattttaaaatgtagctttaatgCTACTTTCATTCAGCAAACAAGCTAAAGctattgtaaaattttaaattgagcATTTTTGTGGTTGTTGCAAATTTAGCCTGCTAATAAGCATATTTACATTTCTTAGAACAGGAGTTAAGCTAACTAAACTTGTATGTTTTCTgcctaaaacattaaaactttatttttgtgacacagctttatttttatgacatcATTTGATTTTGTACAAAAGTAGCAGCTATGAGACTATAGCATAAACCAATAGCAAACTGAGAGGTGTAGTTTATTTACAGAATGCAGAAAGCATTACAGGTGAAGCATAAATATGCTGACTAAGGAAAATACTTCACTCATTCTTaagactttgttttgtttgtccgGACCGTCCTCTTGTGAGTGGACGAGCCGTGCTTTGCTGAGCATTCTTCACCGTTGAGCGATCCTGGACACACAACGGACATTTACATCATAAAAGGCTTTATTAAGAGACCTAAAAGATATCCTATGCCCTATACATGGCATACAAGAGAGACATTTTAGAAGATATCAAAATGAAAGAACTCAAACATGAAGTAAATCTGAGAGAAGGAACACTATTTATAGTTTACCAGAGCGTGAAATATTTAGTATCCACTTGttgaatgtgaaaaaaatgtttttggatacAGAATAGTgtcataattttgtttaaaatgagcaAATCCCTCCAACAATTTAAGGAATTGGGATTTCAATGTAAGCCAAAACTGACATTGACAcgtattttgatatattttttttcctaatcatTACATTTTGCCCTAAAATATATATCaacatacatgtttttaaaaataatataaaagtttctaaaagtgagcaaaatgtattttaaattaccTTTAATAGTTGGCTGTCCAGATGACAAAAACTCAGGATCATCAGGCTGAACATCATCAGACTTCTTGTAATAATATGGCTGATTAGGAGGTCCAAACCTCTGTAtgcaaacaccaaaaaaaaatactttttatttatcttacaGCCACAAAAGTTCCCTTTCAgttattgaaaatgaatttgaaaCGTTTCTTATTAAATAACAAGCCATAAAAACACGTCCTAGAGTTTCTTTGACCAAATACACAGTGATGTTGTACCTTGTCGGGCCACATGAAGCTTATGAAGAGAATAACAGGAAGTCCAATGACAAAGACGTAGACACCCAAAAGCCAGGGACGCCGCTGCACAGCCAGTATGAGGCTCTCTATCATGccaagctgaaaaaaagaacatttatgtcAAACACAAAGCATCTTcgcaaaaaatgcaataaatatttaaaatggaaTGCTAGCATTTGATAGTAATGATGGAGATTCTCCCAACTAAGCAGTGTGCAACCTCCAACACTATTAGCTTACAgtataacacaaaaacaagacacaaCTTTGTAATTATGTTACTGAACCTTTtgtgatacatttaaataaactattttttggcataaataaaacagagagcttacagacttttttaaaagtttaaaagagatAATagcttttgacagaggttcacatgacttcctttcagaataagagACCCTGTGGCTTATAGGATTGTGTCAAAGCAACAAATGGAGTAAGTTTGTGGTTTAATGTCAgaagggatttaaaaaaaaattacactgcTGAGATGTTTGTGCATCTTAgacagaaattcataaatctaacaaactaaaTCAGCTAATTATGTGATCCTTGCTGTATTTTAGTTAACTAGAAGGTGCTCTTACAATCCTCgaatttgtaaaaaaagtaaaaaatctactttataaTCCAGAATGCCTCAGACTATGGTCATATATCCCAAAAAGCCACCATGCAGTGATCTAAAgacaagtttttcagcaaatttggccGGTGGCTGAGTGGCGGCATTTGGAATTAGTAGGCAACAATTGCATGGCATTATATTCTGTggagattttaagaaaaaattacaattttacggcaatcaaacattttttcaacatgGGTTAGTGAGGATAGGCAGCAACACGATAATTTATAGAAGGGTCAAGATTCTTTAAAGTATCACCAActacatctcaggtgttaaagggttaatacaaATGCATCTGAAAGGCAGCTATAAGAAATGGTGTCCTGGC contains:
- the fgl1 gene encoding fibrinogen-like protein 1; translation: MRMRAPFVSLIIGLIVITDCIQSLSAFESCHQELSRLQKQENLLKSQLQKQELLLHRLQLQNQPGNVNKDRVDQIQDTELADCSQIFSSGFKLSGLYRIRPKGSPGPITGFCDMTDGGGWTVLQRRINGTETFNRSWAEYKKGFGDMVGEFWLGNDNLHYITAQGNYTLRINLEDFDGHQRVADYDSFKVANEKELYQLSFGVYTGTAGDALSGSHQVGVSEWASHQGMNFSTYDQDNDNYKGNCAQEDKGGWWFNKCHSAHLNGLYYPSGYYSAATDDGVVWYTWKGWWYSLKTSIMKLRPTDFKTDHDPNAVPQA
- the LOC112153772 gene encoding calmegin isoform X3 → MESELVSLCVMVAAFVTPVSAEGQLGMIESLILAVQRRPWLLGVYVFVIGLPVILFISFMWPDKRFGPPNQPYYYKKSDDVQPDDPEFLSSGQPTIKGSLNGEECSAKHGSSTHKRTVRTNKTKS
- the LOC112153772 gene encoding uncharacterized protein LOC112153772 isoform X2, which codes for MTAICFSVSEMESELVSLCVMVAAFVTPVSAEGQLGMIESLILAVQRRPWLLGVYVFVIGLPVILFISFMWPDKRFGPPNQPYYYKKSDDVQPDDPEFLSSGQPTIKGSLNGEECSAKHGSSTHKRTVRTNKTKS
- the LOC112153772 gene encoding uncharacterized protein LOC112153772 isoform X1; its protein translation is MLFFTLLLPICSYLSTVITEVLKVKDLRSVSEMESELVSLCVMVAAFVTPVSAEGQLGMIESLILAVQRRPWLLGVYVFVIGLPVILFISFMWPDKRFGPPNQPYYYKKSDDVQPDDPEFLSSGQPTIKGSLNGEECSAKHGSSTHKRTVRTNKTKS